The sequence below is a genomic window from Plasmodium gaboni strain SY75 chromosome 7, whole genome shotgun sequence.
aaatttatcCTGAAATTCGATTTATGAAACCTCACGattatttaaagaattaCTCAAAAAAATGTTCTAAAGTAAACTTCGAAATTGAATTTAATGAAATAGTAGATTCagattataaaaataaatgtatacTATGTACAAAAGTAAAAGATATACCCACAGCTGTAGCATCAAATGTTTTGAACACTCCTGCAAGTGAGGTTCCTGAAATAAAATCTCAAATTAATTCTATGAATATAGATAATTCATCAGGTACTATTAAAGGAGATACACAAGAGACTGATACATCTCATAACAAAGACAATGCAGAAGGTTTATCCAAAGAAAATGTTGAAATAATAGGTGAAACAAAACAAGAGGCAGAAAATCAAAAAGATCAGgaaaaattgaaaaaagAATCAATGAATGCACAAGAGAGAGAACAGGAGAAGTCTACAACTGAATTGTCAGAAGATTTAAAAGAATCAACTCGTGATGGCGGGGAAGAAATACCTATATTAAGTGATAAAATGAATACGAATGTGGAACAAACATCAGAAGAATCTTCCAATATTCACCAAAAAGATGAATCTGAAGAGAAAAGTCCTGTTTTAGAAGAAAATACACATAATGAAGAAGAACAGCATAAGGAAAGCTTGGCTTCTTCTGATTCAACAGATGAGGAGGGTTTATCTGAAAATGATCGTGAACAACAGGATAATAAAGTATCTGATGATACACTAGAATCATCTGTAGGTACATTACCAAAGGAAAATAGAAGTGATGGTCAAGAAGCAATTTCATCTATTACTGAAGCATCAAGAAGAGATGAAGAAAACGTACAAGCTATTGAAAATACATTAACAGAAAGTCCTGTATCAATAAATCCTTCAGGAACTGAACCTAATAATGAAGATACCTCTGAGGAGCAAGgattaaaacaaaatgtTGATATTAGTGGATCTAATAAAGTTGTTGAAGACATTGTTATGGATCATATAAAGGATGCTGAACATGAAGATGAAGGAACTAGAGAGAATTCTAATGATGTATCTGGTCATGTAGGTCAACAACAAGAGGAATTACAAGATGGAACTCATGATGCATCTGACGCTACTCATGTAGATAAAGAAAGAGAAGGTACAtctataaatattacaGATGAATCAGAAGATGCAAGTACCTTAACAAGTGAACATAATAGTGTAAATACTACAACGTCTCCTGTAAATGGTAATAATGAGGGTGAAGTAGTTGACGCAAAAGATAAAGGAGTTAGACCTGAGGAGACAGAACAAAGACATGTTGAAAGTACTGAAAATGTTGAAAATAGTGAAAGTGTCGATGAGGAAAGTGCTAGAACGTCAGAAAATTTAAATGCCTCTGATAGAAATGATTCAGAATTTAAAACCCACCAATTGGATTCCAGTCCTATTAATAATGTAAACAGTGATCCAAAGGAAATTACTATACCTAGTAGTAATGTGAGAAATGATTTAGAAACTAAGGAGGAGAATCAACCTTCTAGTGATACATATACAGATAAAAACTCTGAAGAACAAGTTGACAGAAATGTTGATGAAAATCTAAATGATACGTTAGAAAGTTCCGCTGATATTTctaataaaagaatatcTGATGAACAATTACCAGAAGGTATTGTAAGCAGTGCTCAAAATGATTATAGTGCGGATGGACATTCGCATGATATGAATGAAGAATCTACAGAAATAACTCCTAATAATAAATCTGAAGTTAGTGATGGggaaaatgaagaagaacTTACTAGGcaatatgaaaatattgTTTTGAAAAATGATATGGAGAGTGAATCAAATGATGAACAATTGGAAGGTGATGAAGGAAGAGTTGATGAAAAAGGAATATCTGAGACATTAGATGgtaatatagaaaaattGAATAATGATGATCAGGAAAAAGATAAACTATTAGTTAGGGATTTGGAAAAAGCAAATGTACAAACAGAAATGAATTTGCCTGATACAAAGGAAAATCATGAACAATTAAGAGAAAgtaaaaaagaagaaattgTTAAAGATTCCAAGGGAAATCCAAGTGATACACATGTAGATAGAAATGATCATATATTACCTTTAAAAGATATGGTAAATGGGGAAAATGAAAGAAGACAATTACAAAATCCAAACGTTAGTATTGGTGAAGAGAGGCATTTACAAGAACATAAATTTCATACCATGAATAATCTACATGGAACTAGAGGTTCCGAAAAAAATCAAATTAATCATGGTCATCATGGAAAAAGACATGATTTGGGAAATAATTCTAAGAGTGTTTTAAGTACGGAATCTAATGATCcaaattttaataatactCCAGGTAgatataatttaaatggtgaaaaattaaatatagaAGGTTATAAAAATAGAGATGATGTTAGAACAAGAGAAgaaataaagaaattagcagaaataaataaatgtgAAAACAAAATTTCTGAAAAATATTGTTCCCATATaatagaagaaaaaatcAAATCAAATATATGCTCTATAGAAAAAACAAGAAATATGTGTTGTGCAGTATCAGATTACTGTATGAGATATTTTACGTATGATTCAAAGGAATATTATGATTGTACCAATAAGGAATTTAGAGATCCATCTTATATATGTTTCCGAAAGGAAGCCTTTTCAAGTAGGATATTcaaatttttaataagaaataaaatataatattatttttatacttACAAAACTGCAAAaacaacaacaaaaaaaaaattaatttctaattaattttttttctttttcttcttttttttttttctttagGAATGCCATATTATGCAGGAGC
It includes:
- a CDS encoding erythrocyte binding antigen-175, which translates into the protein MKSSTGIYFFASSFLLYFAKATNEYDIIENEKTLDVDKEKFNELDKKKYENVHTTNKKIFSFIENKLDILNNSKFNKRSKTYVTPDNIDKKISLINKHNNQGTFNNNYQSFLSTSSLIKENIYVPVRATRVSRVLSFLDSRLNNNKNSQINSGDLSNCMDKRRGMKWNCKRKDNKNNYVCVPDRRIQLCIVNLSIVKKYTKETMKNHFIDAAKKESQLLFKKHNNNYDSNFCNDLKNSFLDYGHLAMGNDMDFGGYSTKAENKIQEVFKEAHWRPTQQEIKNLRKTWWNEFKKGLWEAMISEHKNKFPSCRNIPEEVPQINQWIKEWNDEFVLEKNKRLETPKSKCKENKLYEACDKVCIDPCMKYRDWIIRSKFEWHILSKEYKAKNGSNKNPEQYLLDVSNKRNGENVSTMLKNCDNEYSKYCDCKHTTTLVKSVLNGNGNTTEQERETVDLEDLSKFGCREKSVQTTNKIWECKQNDILSVNGVCSPPRRQEICLGNIDRIYDKNLSMIKEHILAIAIYESRLLKKKYKNEGNDKVCNVIKKSFADLSDIIKGSDYWNDLSNRKLVGKINTNSNYVHRNKENDRLFRDGWWIDIKKDVWSVMRWVFKDKNFCKENDIENVPQFFRWFNEWADNYCQEKTKMINVLKEGCKKESCEDDKCKTKCNSFKEWISKQKNQYNEQVTKYLEYQKGNNYKIYPEIRFMKPHDYLKNYSKKCSKVNFEIEFNEIVDSDYKNKCILCTKVKDIPTAVASNVLNTPASEVPEIKSQINSMNIDNSSGTIKGDTQETDTSHNKDNAEGLSKENVEIIGETKQEAENQKDQEKLKKESMNAQEREQEKSTTELSEDLKESTRDGGEEIPILSDKMNTNVEQTSEESSNIHQKDESEEKSPVLEENTHNEEEQHKESLASSDSTDEEGLSENDREQQDNKVSDDTLESSVGTLPKENRSDGQEAISSITEASRRDEENVQAIENTLTESPVSINPSGTEPNNEDTSEEQGLKQNVDISGSNKVVEDIVMDHIKDAEHEDEGTRENSNDVSGHVGQQQEELQDGTHDASDATHVDKEREGTSINITDESEDASTLTSEHNSVNTTTSPVNGNNEGEVVDAKDKGVRPEETEQRHVESTENVENSESVDEESARTSENLNASDRNDSEFKTHQLDSSPINNVNSDPKEITIPSSNVRNDLETKEENQPSSDTYTDKNSEEQVDRNVDENLNDTLESSADISNKRISDEQLPEGIVSSAQNDYSADGHSHDMNEESTEITPNNKSEVSDGENEEELTRQYENIVLKNDMESESNDEQLEGDEGRVDEKGISETLDGNIEKLNNDDQEKDKLLVRDLEKANVQTEMNLPDTKENHEQLRESKKEEIVKDSKGNPSDTHVDRNDHILPLKDMVNGENERRQLQNPNVSIGEERHLQEHKFHTMNNLHGTRGSEKNQINHGHHGKRHDLGNNSKSVLSTESNDPNFNNTPGRYNLNGEKLNIEGYKNRDDVRTREEIKKLAEINKCENKISEKYCSHIIEEKIKSNICSIEKTRNMCCAVSDYCMRYFTYDSKEYYDCTNKEFRDPSYICFRKEAFSRMPYYAGAGVVFIILLIFASLHAKDQSSDEVVKEDNGNNFAFEVTDNLDKLSNMFNQQVQETNVNDFSEYTEDINAY